The Halomonas sp. 7T genome contains a region encoding:
- a CDS encoding helix-turn-helix domain-containing protein: MASAPHTIAEHIAGTVKQLRKERGWSLDRAAGATGVSKAMLGQIERGESSPTVSTLWKIASGFKVSFSRLFDGDKPALGELHRDGWESVWGEDSVGMQARLLFPYDPLLGFEMFMIELAPGAMSESSAHASGVVEHIVVVEGEMELRIDERWQTLRVGEGLRFFADRPHAMRNNTATRLRFHDVIHYLPGAASGA, encoded by the coding sequence ATGGCAAGCGCGCCCCATACTATTGCTGAACATATCGCAGGAACCGTTAAACAGCTTCGTAAAGAGCGTGGCTGGAGCCTCGACCGTGCTGCAGGGGCTACCGGAGTAAGCAAAGCGATGTTGGGTCAGATTGAACGGGGGGAGTCTAGCCCGACGGTGTCTACCCTTTGGAAGATCGCCAGCGGTTTTAAAGTCTCATTCTCTCGGTTATTTGATGGTGATAAGCCCGCGCTGGGGGAGCTGCATCGGGATGGCTGGGAATCGGTATGGGGAGAGGATAGCGTGGGGATGCAGGCAAGGCTGCTGTTCCCTTACGATCCGCTGCTGGGCTTTGAAATGTTTATGATTGAGCTAGCGCCCGGTGCGATGAGTGAATCATCAGCCCACGCCAGCGGGGTTGTGGAGCATATTGTGGTGGTAGAAGGCGAAATGGAGCTGCGCATTGATGAACGCTGGCAAACCCTTCGAGTGGGCGAGGGGCTGCGCTTTTTTGCCGACAGGCCCCACGCCATGCGTAATAACACCGCCACGCGGTTACGCTTTCACGATGTGATTCACTATCTACCAGGGGCCGCTTCCGGCGCCTGA
- the nfo gene encoding deoxyribonuclease IV yields the protein MKYLGAHVSAAGGADQAVTRAVEIGATAFALFTKNQRQWKGKPLTDEAILAFKQACQRHGFGPEQILPHDSYLINLGHPEAEGLEKSRAAFLDEMQRCEQLGLTLLNFHPGSHLNKISESDCLKRIAESLNEALSHTQGVTAVIENTAGQGTNLGWRFEHLAEIIEHVDDKTRVGVCIDTCHAFAAGYDLRTADATQDTLNELGKVVGFEFLRGMHLNDAKSAFASRVDRHHSLGKGNIGLAAFTTIMQDARISGIPMILETVEPEIWADELNWLRAQAPEAAPGR from the coding sequence ATGAAATACTTAGGCGCCCACGTCAGTGCCGCAGGCGGTGCAGACCAAGCCGTTACCCGTGCCGTGGAAATCGGTGCAACGGCGTTTGCTCTGTTCACTAAAAATCAGCGTCAGTGGAAAGGCAAACCGCTTACCGACGAGGCTATTTTAGCGTTTAAGCAAGCCTGTCAAAGGCACGGCTTTGGCCCCGAGCAAATTTTGCCCCACGACAGCTACCTGATTAACCTTGGCCACCCGGAAGCCGAGGGGCTGGAAAAATCCCGCGCTGCGTTTTTAGACGAAATGCAGCGTTGCGAGCAGTTGGGGCTCACGCTGCTCAATTTTCACCCCGGCAGCCATTTAAATAAGATCAGCGAGTCCGATTGCCTCAAGCGGATTGCTGAGTCGCTCAACGAAGCGCTAAGCCATACTCAAGGCGTCACAGCAGTCATCGAGAACACCGCAGGCCAAGGCACTAACCTTGGCTGGCGTTTTGAGCATCTGGCGGAAATCATCGAACACGTCGACGACAAAACCCGGGTTGGCGTCTGTATTGATACTTGCCACGCCTTCGCTGCGGGGTATGACTTACGCACCGCCGACGCCACCCAAGATACGCTGAATGAGCTTGGCAAGGTGGTGGGCTTTGAATTTTTGCGGGGTATGCACCTTAACGATGCCAAAAGCGCCTTTGCCAGCCGCGTTGATCGCCACCACAGCTTGGGGAAAGGCAATATCGGATTAGCTGCGTTTACCACTATCATGCAGGATGCTCGCATTAGCGGCATTCCCATGATCTTAGAAACTGTTGAACCCGAGATCTGGGCCGATGAGCTTAACTGGCTGCGCGCTCAGGCGCCGGAAGCGGCCCCTGGTAGATAG
- a CDS encoding glycerophosphodiester phosphodiesterase family protein, whose protein sequence is MTHPAINLPTLIAHRGYSAAAPENTLTAVRAAYDAGATWVELDVQLLGDGAPVIWHDSDVSRCSDGRGELATMTWQQAQRLDVGSWFGDGFSGEKMASLEAMLALLNELNMGVNLEIKVNKGRDPIALVDTVMPSVLAALPAERLIVSSFDPVALAHCRHFAPKEALALGVLFGSTPKEWRAQCEAVEAFSIHAHWPHLKRSQADAMRENGYQILCYTPNDPSAFDSRWAWGIASAITDEPAAFQRYLNNRRQHG, encoded by the coding sequence ATGACGCATCCAGCAATCAACTTGCCCACCCTTATTGCCCACCGTGGCTATTCAGCCGCGGCGCCAGAAAACACCTTAACAGCGGTTCGTGCCGCCTATGATGCAGGCGCCACCTGGGTAGAATTGGATGTTCAGCTGCTGGGCGATGGTGCGCCGGTTATTTGGCACGATAGCGATGTTAGCCGCTGCTCCGACGGCCGTGGAGAGCTTGCCACAATGACCTGGCAGCAGGCACAGCGCTTAGACGTTGGCAGTTGGTTTGGCGATGGTTTTTCTGGGGAGAAAATGGCCAGCCTAGAAGCGATGCTTGCGCTGCTTAATGAGCTAAACATGGGAGTGAATTTAGAGATTAAGGTCAATAAAGGCCGCGATCCCATCGCCCTCGTCGACACCGTCATGCCAAGTGTGTTGGCAGCTTTACCCGCCGAGCGATTAATCGTTTCATCATTTGATCCCGTCGCGCTTGCCCACTGCCGCCATTTTGCGCCTAAAGAAGCGCTTGCGCTTGGGGTGCTGTTCGGTAGCACGCCCAAAGAGTGGCGCGCCCAATGCGAAGCGGTAGAAGCCTTTAGCATTCATGCGCATTGGCCGCATTTAAAGCGCTCCCAGGCCGACGCCATGCGAGAAAATGGCTATCAGATTTTGTGTTATACCCCCAACGACCCAAGTGCTTTTGATAGCCGCTGGGCGTGGGGTATCGCCAGCGCTATAACTGATGAGCCCGCCGCTTTCCAGCGCTACCTTAATAACCGACGCCAGCACGGCTAA